TGCAGCGACTGACCCACATCAAGGGCTGGTTTCTCGAACAGATGAAGGAACTGGTGGAGCTCGAGGAAGAGCTGCTGGCCTGCAAGGGGCGCCTGCCGGAGGACGCTCTGCTGGTCCGGGCGAAAAAGGACGGCTTCGCCGATCGCTATCTGGCCCGGATCCTCGGCATTGCCGAAGCGGATGTGCGCCGCCGCCGGATCGCGCTCGGGCTGGAAGAGGCCTGGGAGCCGGTGCCGGTCAGCGGGGTCGAGAACGCTGCCTACTACTTCTCGACCTACAACGCGCCCGACCAGGTCGGGGTGAGCGACAAACGTAAGATCATGGTACTCGGCGGGGGTCCCAACCGCATCGGCCAGGGCATCGAGTTCGACTACTGCTGCGTGCATGCGGCCTTTGCCCTGCGGAATCTGGGCCATGAGTCGATCATGGTCAACTGCAACCCGGAAACGGTGTCGACCGACTACGATACATCCGACAAGCTCTACTTCGAACCGCTCACGGTGGAGGACGTGCTGTCCATCTACCGCAAGGAGCAGCCCGAGGGGGTGATCGTGCAGTTCGGCGGCCAGACGCCCCTCAACATTGCTGCCGAACTGCAGGCCAACGGCGTCAAAGTGATTGGCACCTCGCCCGAGACCATCGACCTGGCCGAGGATCGCGACCAGTTCAACCGGGTCATGCGGAAACTGAACATACCGCAACCGCGCTCGGGCATGGCCAGCACTATCGACGAAGCCCTGGCCATCGCCGAACGCATCGGCTACCCGCTCATCGTGCGGCCGTCCTACGTGCTCGGCGGCCGGGCCATGGAGGTGGTGCATGACGAGACCATGCTGCGGGAATACATGGACAAGGCCGCCGACGTGTCGCCCGAGCGCCCGATCCTTATCGACCAGTTTCTGGAAAACGCCATCGAGGCGGAAGCTGATGCCATTGCGGACGGCACGGACGCCTTCGTGCCTGCGGTCATGGAGCATATCGAACTGGCCGGCATCCATTCCGGCGATTCGGCCTGCGTGATACCACCGGTCAGCATCCCGCCGAAACATATCGACACCATCGAGGAGTATACTCGCAAGATTGCGATAGAGATGGGCGTGGTCGGCCTGATGAACATTCAGTATGCCATTGCCGACGACACCGTCTACATCCTCGAGGCTAACCCCCGCGCCAGCCGCACCGTGCCGCTGGTGAGCAAGGTCTGCAACATCCCCATGGCGCGTCTGGCCACCCAGGTCATGCTCGGCGTCAGGCTCGCCGATCTCGATCTGCAGCGCCGTCCGGTGCCGCACTTTGGGGTCAAGGAGGCGGTTTTCCCATTCAACATGTTTCCCGAGGTCGACCCGGTGCTGGGGCCGGAGATGCGCTCCACCGGAGAAGTCCTGGGGATGGCGGACAATGCGGGCCTGGCCTATTTCAAGGCTCAGGAGGCCGCCACGGCACGCCTGCCGCTTGCGGGCACGGTGCTGATCAGCGTGTCCGAGCGGGAGCGGGCCGGGGGGCTGGAGGCCGCGCGGCGTTTCGCCGAACTCGGCTTCGCCGTCAGGGCCACGGAAGGGACCTGCCGATACTTGGCGGAACATGGGGTGCAGGCCGAGCCGATTCTCAAGGAACACGAGGGCCGGCCGAACATCACCGACGCCATCAAGAATGGAGAAATCCAACTGGTGGTAAACACCCCTGTAGGCAAACTCAGCGTGCACGACGATTCCTATATCCGTAAAACTGCCATCCGCTACAAAGTGCCGTACATCACCACCACGGCGGCCGCTATCGCCGCGGCCAAAGGGATTGCGGCCAAAAGGGCAGGCCGCAGTGACCTGCACAGCCTGCAGGAGTACCATCGGAATATTTTTTAACCCTGATACCTGTCCATTCAGGAAGCCCAGTTGTCAACAGATAAGGGCATCCGTCGTCGGGGTGCCCTTTTTTTTCTCTCTTTAGAGCCCCGATCAATGCTGTATAAGTCGACACTAATGCCGCTCCTGCCTCAATTTTCGCCCAAAAAGATTCACCCGATAGATTGATTCCTGCCCATTTGTCTTGCTCTCCTGCCTTTATTTTATGCAAAACTCTCCTGCTCATATTTGTAAGTATTTAAATTTTCTACGAAAATTTTCTTGGCACGGCCGATGCTAAATTAATTCAGCAGATTTCAAATTATGGCCTGCCCGAGCTGCATCAATCCCGACGGGGAGAGAACCACCAGCAACCAGACAGTCATTTTGCCGGCATGACTGTTCGTGGGTTCGCCGCAGGCACCAAACACAAGGGAGTGGGACACGATGAAAAAAGTGGAATGCATTATCAAGCCATTCAAGCTTGACGAAGTCAAAGAAGCTCTGTCAGGCCTCGGCATAACCGGGATGACGGTGAGTGAAGTGCGGGGATTCGGCCGCCAGAAGGGACATACCGAACTGTACCGCGGGGCGGAGTACCAGATCGATTTCATTCCCAAGATCAAAATCGAACTGGTGATTCCTACCGACCGGGTCGCCGAAGTCGTGGATACAGTGAGGAGGGAAGCGGCGACCGGCACCATCGGCGATGGCAAGATATTTGTCTATGACATCGAGCAGACTATCCGGATTCGGACTGGTGAAACAGGTGAGGAAGCTCTTTAAGTCATCACTCAGAAACAAGGAGGATAAAAAAGTGAAACGATTCGGTACGCTCATAGCGGTCAGTCTGCTGCTGCTCGCGCCCGTCGTCGGATTTGCCGAGGAGGCAGCTCCCCTTACCGCCGACGCCGTTCAGACCAACCTGAACTTCGTCTGGACCATGATCGCCGCCTTCCTGGTCTTTATCATGCAGGCCGGTTTCGCCCTGGTTGAAAGCGGATTTACCCGGGCCAAGAACGCCTGCAACATCCTGATGAAAAATCTGATGGACTTCTCCGTCGGGTCCATCGCCTTCTGGATGATCGGGTTCGGCCTGATGTTCGGCACCACCAACGGCTTTTTCGGCACCACCGATTTCTTCTTTGGTGGCGCCGTGGGCGATGGCGAAGCCTGGAACTACGCCTTCTGGATGTTCCAGGTGGTGTTTGCCGCCACGGCCGCGACCATCATCTCCGGAGCCGTTGCCGAGCGCACCAAGTTCAGCGCCTACATGGTCTATTCGTTCTTTGTCTCTGCCCTGATCTATCCCATTTTCGGATCCTGGGCCTGGGGCGGCTTGTACAATGGCGGCGGCTGGCTCGAAGGTCTCGGTTTCATCGATTTTGCCGGGAGCACCGTGGTTCACTCCATGGGCGGCTGGCTGGCCCTGGCCGGCGCCATCGTCGTCGGTCCCCGTCTCGGCAAATACGACAAGGCCGGCAAGGTCAGGCCGATCCCCGGTCACAGCATCCCTCTGGCCGGCCTCGGCGTGTTCCTGCTCTGGTTCGGCTGGTTCGGGTTCAACCCCGGTTCCACCACCGTCGGTGACACCTCCATTGCCCTTATCGCCGTAACCACCAACCTGGCCGCCGCGGCCGGCGCCATCACCGCCATGCTGGCCACCTGGATCAAGTACGGCAAGGCTGACGTCGGCATGACCCTCAACGGCGCCCTGGCCGGTCTGGTCGGTATCACCGCCGGCTGCGCCAACGTCACTCCGCTGTCCGCGGTCATCATCGGCGCCATCGCCGGCATTCTGGTCCTTTTTTCGGTCCTGTTCTTCGACAAGATCAAGATTGACGATCCCGTTGGTGCCGTATCCGTCCACGGCGTTTGCGGCGCCTGGGGCACCCTGGCTGCGGGCCTGTTCGACTCCGCCGGCTTCTCCATGAAAACCGTCGGCGTGCAGCTGATCGGCATCGGGGCGTGTTTCGCCTGGGCCTTCATCACCGGTCTGATCCTGTTCAAACTGATCGACCTGGTCATCGGCATGCGCGTCACCAAGGAAGAGGAGATGGCCGGCCTCGACTTCTGCGAACACGGTGCCAGCGCCTATCCCGACTTCCAGACCGTGCGCATGGGAACCGTTTTCACCCCCGGCGAAGGTCCGACCAAGTAAACCCAGTTCAAAGATTGCGGCCCGACCGGGGATGGTCCTCACGAGGGCCGCAAAAAAATGCAATCAGGAGAGTTTAAAATGAAAAAGTGGAGCGTTTTGTTTGTTGCCCTGGTCATGATCGGGGCGGGGATGGTCAACACCTCCCAGGCGGCGATCGAGGTTGAAGGGGATGTCTATGCCGGTGTGTTCGACAAGTACCTGTGGCGCGGTTTCGATCTGAGTGAAGGTCGCCCGGTTCTCCAGGGCGGGATCGATCTGTCTTTTGGTAACTGGACCCTCAGCACCTGGCACAACTGGCAGTTGAAAAGTGGACCGACCATCAACTCCGGGGAGCTGAACGAAACCGACCTCATCCTCGACTACTCTTTCGATGTCGGCGAAATGCTTTCCGTTTCGGTGGGGAATATTTGGTACATGCTGGATTTCGAAGGGGCTGAGGACACCAACGAGCTCTATGCCGGCGCTACCGTCAACACCCTGCTTTCTCCGACCGTGACCATGTACTGGGACTGGGATGCCTGTGAAGAAGACGGCCTTTTCTTCACCTTCGATGTCAGCCACTCCTTCGATCTGATGGAAGGCCTCTCTCTCGGTCTCGGGGCACTGGTCAGCTACAATCAGCATAGTGATTACGCCGTGGGCGACTACAGCGGATTTCATCATTACGAGCTGAGCGCCGGGCTGGATTACACACTTACCGAATCTTTGACCCTGAGCCCCTCCTTTGTCTTCTCCTCGGGTATCGACGACGACGCCAAGGATTCCATCGATAGCGAAATTCTGGCCGGGGTCACTCTCACCTTTGCCTTCTAGTGTTCAACGAGCTCACTGCTGATCCTGTCGACATGACCGCCGTCATCCACTATAGTGGGGGCGGCGGTCTTGCCATTCAAACCAGTTTATTCAATCCCGGGAGAATAGTTTCGTTGTCTGTAGGGAGGACGCGGAACGGTTGTCGTTAGCGCAATCGTAGATGATAAGAATGCTTTCAACTACGGCAACGGCAACGAAAAGGATTTGTTTCCGATGGAACACACCAGCTCCAACATCCTGATACCCGTGCGCCTGTCCGACGGCTTGACGGTGGAGGCGGTCTATTTCGGCAGCGGTACTCTCTGCCTTTCCACCCAGGCCGGTTGCGCGCTCGGTTGTCCCTTCTGCGCCTCAGGAGCGCGAGGATTGCTGCGCAACCTGACTATCGGGGAACTGGAAAAACAGGTGGAACAAGCCCGGGAAAAAGGTATAAAACCTCTGCGGTTGACCCTTTCCGGTATTGGGGAGCCCCTGCATAATTCAGATGTCGTGATCGCGTTTCTGGAAAAATGCCGAAAAAATAGGCAGTCGGTTTCGGTCACCACAACGGGAGTCGATCTGGGGGCGCTTGCCCGTCTCCTGCCGCTCGATCACAACGGCGTCGCCCTATCGCTTCATGCGGGCACGGCCGCGGTTCACCACCGCCTGGTTCCTCACGGTCCCCCCTTCGAGCAGGTGTGGGATCTGTTGCAGGACATCTGGCCAGGCCTTTCCCATCGTCGCCGGAAAAAGATCTCCGTCAATTACCTGCTGCTGCAGGGTATCAACGACGCGGATGACGAGATCTCCGAACTCGTGAACCGGCTCCGACCTTTTCCTGAAATGACCCTGCACCTGCTGCAATACAACAAGGTGGCCGGAAGTCCCTTTTCGGCCCCGCCTGCAGAGCGGCAGGAATCGATTTACCGGGCTCTGTTCGCCGCGGGAATCAATGTCCGCCGCGCCAATCGCTGGCGAATACAGCCTGCGGGGGGTTGCGGAACCCTTTTTCTGCAGGGGCTTCCCATTTGAAAGAAAGGATTCTTCATGCCTGAATCACAGGCCCTGTTCCGATTCCCCCACGGATTTTTCCTGGTGTTTCGTGCCGCCCGGCTGTTATGGCAAAATCCCGACCTGATCCGATACATCGTCATCCCCTTTCTGATCAATGTCGTGGTTTTTTCCCTGACCATCTATTTCGGCTTCGAATTTTTCCAGTATGTCATCGCCCGGTTTCTTCCGGAGGGGACTACCTGGTACTGGTCGGTCGTTTACTACGGACTCTGGATGGTGGCAGGCGTGGTCACCCTTGTGCTGGTTTTTTTCGGGTTTACCGTCGTGGGCAACCTGATTGCATCACCGTTCAACGAACTTCTTTCGGAACGGACGGAAGAACTGCTCCTGGGCGGACCGGTCGGAGAGAATTTCTCCCTGTCTGTTTTTTTCGCGATATTGGACGGTCGTGGCTGATTCAGTTAAAGAATTTGGCTGTTTTTGTCGCCATCATGCTGGTACTTCTGCTCCTGAA
This portion of the Syntrophotaleaceae bacterium genome encodes:
- a CDS encoding EI24 domain-containing protein — translated: MPESQALFRFPHGFFLVFRAARLLWQNPDLIRYIVIPFLINVVVFSLTIYFGFEFFQYVIARFLPEGTTWYWSVVYYGLWMVAGVVTLVLVFFGFTVVGNLIASPFNELLSERTEELLLGGPVGENFSLSVFFAILDGRG
- a CDS encoding radical SAM protein, whose translation is MEHTSSNILIPVRLSDGLTVEAVYFGSGTLCLSTQAGCALGCPFCASGARGLLRNLTIGELEKQVEQAREKGIKPLRLTLSGIGEPLHNSDVVIAFLEKCRKNRQSVSVTTTGVDLGALARLLPLDHNGVALSLHAGTAAVHHRLVPHGPPFEQVWDLLQDIWPGLSHRRRKKISVNYLLLQGINDADDEISELVNRLRPFPEMTLHLLQYNKVAGSPFSAPPAERQESIYRALFAAGINVRRANRWRIQPAGGCGTLFLQGLPI
- a CDS encoding TorF family putative porin — encoded protein: MKKWSVLFVALVMIGAGMVNTSQAAIEVEGDVYAGVFDKYLWRGFDLSEGRPVLQGGIDLSFGNWTLSTWHNWQLKSGPTINSGELNETDLILDYSFDVGEMLSVSVGNIWYMLDFEGAEDTNELYAGATVNTLLSPTVTMYWDWDACEEDGLFFTFDVSHSFDLMEGLSLGLGALVSYNQHSDYAVGDYSGFHHYELSAGLDYTLTESLTLSPSFVFSSGIDDDAKDSIDSEILAGVTLTFAF
- a CDS encoding P-II family nitrogen regulator, whose amino-acid sequence is MKKVECIIKPFKLDEVKEALSGLGITGMTVSEVRGFGRQKGHTELYRGAEYQIDFIPKIKIELVIPTDRVAEVVDTVRREAATGTIGDGKIFVYDIEQTIRIRTGETGEEAL
- a CDS encoding ammonium transporter, which produces MKRFGTLIAVSLLLLAPVVGFAEEAAPLTADAVQTNLNFVWTMIAAFLVFIMQAGFALVESGFTRAKNACNILMKNLMDFSVGSIAFWMIGFGLMFGTTNGFFGTTDFFFGGAVGDGEAWNYAFWMFQVVFAATAATIISGAVAERTKFSAYMVYSFFVSALIYPIFGSWAWGGLYNGGGWLEGLGFIDFAGSTVVHSMGGWLALAGAIVVGPRLGKYDKAGKVRPIPGHSIPLAGLGVFLLWFGWFGFNPGSTTVGDTSIALIAVTTNLAAAAGAITAMLATWIKYGKADVGMTLNGALAGLVGITAGCANVTPLSAVIIGAIAGILVLFSVLFFDKIKIDDPVGAVSVHGVCGAWGTLAAGLFDSAGFSMKTVGVQLIGIGACFAWAFITGLILFKLIDLVIGMRVTKEEEMAGLDFCEHGASAYPDFQTVRMGTVFTPGEGPTK
- the carB gene encoding carbamoyl-phosphate synthase large subunit, whose protein sequence is MPKREDIRKILIIGSGPIIIGQACEFDYSGTQACKALKKLGYEIVLVNSNPATIMTDPVMADVTYIEPLNVDAITEIIAKERPDALLPNLGGQSALNLASELSRKGVLEKYEIKVIGVNIDAIERGEDRQAFKDTMERLGIEVARSEIATSVEQAERIAGDLGLPVVLRPAYTMGGTGGGIVYNMEELQAMVARGLSASLVGQVLVEESVIGWEELELEVVRDAKNQKITVCFIENVDAMGVHTGDSFCTAPMLTISEELQRRLQKYAYDIVEAIEVIGGTNVQFAHDPETGRVVVIEINPRTSRSSALASKATGFPIALVSALLAAGLTLDEIPYWREGTLEKYTPGGDYVVVKFARWAFEKFRGVQDRLGTQMRAVGEVMSIGKNYKEALQKAIRSLETGRYGLGFARNFHHRSLQELLEALVEPSSERQFILYEALRKGADIGELQRLTHIKGWFLEQMKELVELEEELLACKGRLPEDALLVRAKKDGFADRYLARILGIAEADVRRRRIALGLEEAWEPVPVSGVENAAYYFSTYNAPDQVGVSDKRKIMVLGGGPNRIGQGIEFDYCCVHAAFALRNLGHESIMVNCNPETVSTDYDTSDKLYFEPLTVEDVLSIYRKEQPEGVIVQFGGQTPLNIAAELQANGVKVIGTSPETIDLAEDRDQFNRVMRKLNIPQPRSGMASTIDEALAIAERIGYPLIVRPSYVLGGRAMEVVHDETMLREYMDKAADVSPERPILIDQFLENAIEAEADAIADGTDAFVPAVMEHIELAGIHSGDSACVIPPVSIPPKHIDTIEEYTRKIAIEMGVVGLMNIQYAIADDTVYILEANPRASRTVPLVSKVCNIPMARLATQVMLGVRLADLDLQRRPVPHFGVKEAVFPFNMFPEVDPVLGPEMRSTGEVLGMADNAGLAYFKAQEAATARLPLAGTVLISVSERERAGGLEAARRFAELGFAVRATEGTCRYLAEHGVQAEPILKEHEGRPNITDAIKNGEIQLVVNTPVGKLSVHDDSYIRKTAIRYKVPYITTTAAAIAAAKGIAAKRAGRSDLHSLQEYHRNIF